A genomic segment from Biomphalaria glabrata chromosome 16, xgBioGlab47.1, whole genome shotgun sequence encodes:
- the LOC106078298 gene encoding 4-galactosyl-N-acetylglucosaminide 3-alpha-L-fucosyltransferase 9-like produces MYFFITCEPLDNTIMKLIHKVLLLFGFAVGLSTYWRKDLVDLSWNSLKIGPNVKEINQHLRIANVFGNESLANEIQISRSISQLLKTTYLNSFTQVLHEERFINKTLSEYVLRSSLGLEPYTTENHEDIWIENGVQYRPYQLENRTDNPFSTSEFQAYVPFNKSAFFEADKTLDVTEKKIILWWQDNTFHTPTEGLLPLRACPEFPCVITSNRTYTENSSALIFNGQYVEDKQPPNRAKDQIWIFYQIEAPYNYFRIHFNILDRQFSWNAAFNWTMSYRMDSDIVTYYGIVRKRREVKDKKYKEILGQKKGLIAWVVSHCHVGSKRDEYVQELKKYVPVDIYGGCGTFKCSVSNDKDCIQEINAKYKFYLAFENNFCKDYITEKLYKYLDGDMIIIARGYNSYSKVLPSETFINTANYKSPKELAERILYLDTHDEDYLRMLKEKDQYFAVYEEYPLTYRSMYLEHRYEAVPMCQVCQRLWNLEKYSKSIKELDEWFWKKEYQCQVPTDI; encoded by the exons atgtatttttttataacgtGTGAGCCGTTAGATAATACCATt atgAAACTTATTCATAAAGTTTTATTGCTCTTTGGTTTCGCCGTCGGGCTATCTACTTACTGGAGGAAAGATCTGGTTGATTTATCATGGAACTCACTAAAAATAGGTCCTAACGTTAAAGAAATCAACCAACATTTAAGAATAGCAAATGTATTTGGAAACGAAAGCTTGgcaaatgaaatacaaatatctagatctatttcacaGTTACTAAAGACGACCTATCTAAATTCATTTACTCAAGTCTTGCATGAGGAAagattcataaataaaactttatcAGAGTATGTCTTGAGATCGAGTCTTGGACTTGAGCCTTACACTACTGAAAACCACGAAGACATTTGGATAGAAAATGGAGTCCAATACCGCCCTTATCAATTAGAGAATAGAACAGACAATCCATTTTCTACCTCAGAATTTCAAGCCTATGTGCCATTTAATAAATCTGCATTTTTTGAAGCAGACAAAACACTTGATGttacagaaaagaaaattattcttTGGTGGCAGGACAATACTTTTCATACGCCGACAGAAGGATTGCTTCCCCTCAGAGCATGTCCTGAGTTCCCGTGTGTCATCACGTCCAACAGGACTTACACAGAGAACAGCAGTGCTTTAATATTCAACG gtCAATATGTCGAAGATAAGCAGCCACCTAACAGAGCCAAAGACCAAATCTGGATATTCTACCAAATAGAGGCTCCTTACAATTATTTCAGgattcatttcaatatactgGACCGTCAATTTAGTTGGAATGCTGCGTTCAACTGGACAATGTCCTATCGCATGGACTCGGACATCGTGACATATTATGGGATTGTTAGAAAACGAAGAGAAGTGAAAGACAAAAAGTACAAGGAGATACTGGGCCAGAAAAAAGGTCTCATTGCCTGGGTCGTGTCTCATTGTCATGTCGGTTCTAAAAGGGACGAATATGTCCAAGAGCTCAAAAAATATGTCCCTGTAGATATTTATGGAGGGTGTGGCACTTTCAAATGTTCTGTAAGCAATGATAAAGACTGCATTCAAGAAATAAATGCCAAATACAAATTTTACCTTGCGTTTGAGAACAATTTCTGTAAGGATTATATCACAGAAAAGTTATACAAATATTTAGACGGAGACATGATCATCATTGCTCGCGGCTATAACAGCTATTCTAAAGTTTTACCTTCGGAGACATTTATAAACACTGCCAACTACAAGTCTCCCAAGGAGCTTGCGGAAAGAATTCTCTATCTTGACACACACGATGAGGATTACTTGCGAATGTTGAAAGAAAAAGACCAATACTTCGCTGTCTATGAGGAATATCCGCTGACTTATAGGTCGATGTACCTGGAACATCGTTATGAGGCCGTTCCAATGTGTCAAGTTTGTCAGCGGCTCTGGAATCTTGAGAAATATTCCAAGTCTATTAAAGAATTAGATGAATGGTTTTGGAAGAAAGAGTATCAGTGTCAGGTTCCAACAGATATTTAa